CGGCCAGCACATCGACACCGGTCATCTTCTTTAGCTTGATGTCCAAAATAGCCAAATCCGTCTTGCCCTTGGCCACGTGACGGATGGCGTCTTCCTCCTCGGTGAAGGCGCTGACCTGATGCCCCTGGCGCTCGAGAATACGTTTGATCAACACTCCGGCGTCGGACACGTCGTCCAAAACAAGTATCGATGCCATGCCTACTCCTCGCGATTAAAAATTCACGGCAATGTACAGTGATCCAAGGGGATGTCCACCGTGAACATCGTCCCGGGGCCCCGGACCGCGCCGTCGGGCGACGGCGGCATATTGAAATCATCGGGCAGGGGGCTGATGGCGCGGATCTCGCCCATGTGGTCCTTGATGATGCCAAACGATACCGAAAGCCCCAGACCCGTGCCCTTGCCCACGGATTTGGTGGTGAAAAACGGGTCGAAAATCTTTTTCAAGGCGGCGGGCGGAATACCGGCGCCCGTGTCCGCGACCTTGAGGGTCACGACACCCATGGGCGTCTTCAATTCCGTGACGACCACGATGACGCCGCCCCCTTCGGGCATGGCGTCCTTGGCGTTGTTCATCAGATTGATCCACACCTGCTTGAGCTTCTCCGGATCGCCATAGATAATGGGGAAACGGTCATCCAGCCGGGTCACGATCTCGACATGGTCCAACTCAAAAAAATGGCGCACCAAGCTGATGG
This genomic interval from Deltaproteobacteria bacterium contains the following:
- a CDS encoding response regulator; its protein translation is MASILVLDDVSDAGVLIKRILERQGHQVSAFTEEEDAIRHVAKGKTDLAILDIKLKKMTGVDVLAEMKKHAPAIKVIMLTGYPTLETARESLKLGASEYCVKPIDKDELESKVAEVLGT